CCCGGCCTCTCCGAAGGGGCCGCCCGCCTCATCGAGTCCTATGGAACGGACGAGCAGAAGAAGCGGTATCTGGAAAGGATGGTGGCCGGCGAATGGGGGGGCACCATGTGTCTGACCGAGCCCAACGCCGGGACCGATGTGGGCAACTCGGCCGCCCGGGCCGTTCGTCAGCCCGACGGGACCTACCGGATACAGGGGACCAAGATATTCATCTCCTCGGGCGACCATGACCTCACCGAAAACATCATTCACCCGCTTCTGGCAAGGATCGAAGGGGACGCGCCGGGCACAAAGGGGCTCTCCATCTTCCTGGTGCCCAAATACCTGGTCAACGACGACGGCACCCTCGGCCGGCGCAACGACTATGAGGTGGCCAAGATCGAACAGAAGATGGGGATCCATGGGAGCGCCACCTGTCTGCTCAACTTCGGTGATCACGGCGACTGTTATGCAGAGTTGCTGGGGGAAGAGCGTCAGGGCATGAAGATCATGTTCCAGATGATGAACGAGGCCCGCATCGGCGTGGGCATGCAGGGGGTGACCAGCGGCTCCATCGCCTATCTCCATGCGCTCCAGTATGCCAGGGAGCGGATCCAGGGGTCTTCCATCCGTCATTTCAAGGACCCTTCGGCCCCGCGTGTCCCGATCATACAGCATCCGGATGTGCGGCGGATGCTCCTCTGGATGAAATCCAACGTGGAGGGTATGCGGGCGCTTCTCTATTACACGGCCTTGTGCGGGGACCGGGCCGAGATCGAGACTGACGAGACCCAAAAGGACAAATGGCGGGGGATGGTGGAGGTGTTGACGCCCATCTGCAAGGCGTACAATTCCGACATCGGCTTCCGGGTCACCGAGACGGCGATCCAGGTCTACGGCGGTTACGGATACTGCTCGGAATATCCGGTGGAGCAGTTCCTGCGCGATGAGAAGATCGCCTCCATCTATGAAGGGGCCAACGGCATTCAGGCCCTGGATCTTGTGGGCCGGAAGCTGGGCCAGAAGAACGGGGCCTATTTCATGAACCTGATCGCAGAGATGAACCAGACCATCGCCCGATACCGGGACGTGCCTGAACTGAAGGACCTTGCAGAGGATGTGCAGCAGGCGGTCGGCACCCTGGGCGAGACCGGGTTTTTCTTTGCCCAGTGTGCGGGCCAGAAAGACTTTCTCACTCCTGTCAACCATGCCTATCCGTTCCTCATGATGATGGGCAAGGTGATATCCGGATGGTTACTGCTGTGGGAGGCGGGGGTGGCAAACGAGAAACTGGATGCGCTGAGCCGGGAAAAGGGCGTGGCGCCAACGGACCGGGCCGCATGGGAGGCGTTTATAAAGGGGAGCAAGGATGCGGCCTTTTATGCGGGCAAGGTCTTCAGCGCGAGATATTTCATCAAAAACATCCTTCCTGAGGCAGGGGCCGCGGCCAGGGCGATCAAGAGCAAGGACATGTCGGTGATGGACATCCCTGAAGAGGGATTTGCATCGTAGGCAGGGGGAGAATGACACGCCCTCAAGGGCACAGTGCGATTTGAGGAGGGGATGCCGGTTGCGCCGAGACGTCAATCCCTGTTCGCAGTGACGCCGTGAGGCGTTTTGCCCAATCCCCTTTGGGAGGACCGGAAGAATGAATGAGAAATCAATAAAAGAGGAACCGCGTGATCATCTGTTTCCATTGATGGAGGATCTCGACCGGACCTGCCCGGGACAGCTGGAGGTCCCCACACCGAGAGAGCAGAAGGCCCTGGCCGCCATGCGGGCCATCAAGGATCAGGTCCGGCCGCTCAAGGACCGCCTGGCCGCCATCCAAGGCGCAGGCCGGGATGAAGACGCCGAGGCCATCGGCGTAAAAACAGAGCTGGCCCGCCTGAAAAAGGAGTGGGACCTCTGGGAAGCCGAGCGCAAGGCCGCGGCCAAAGAGCGGATGATCCTCCTGGGGCATGAGGAGGCTGAATAAGGCATCCAGGAATCCGGAAATCCCGACCGCTCCCGGCTCCTTACTCCCCACTCCCCACTTCATACTTTCATACTTCATAATTCATACTTCATAATTCTTACTTCTCACGGGGTCTCTTTGTGGCGATTCACCTCTACTTCAGCAACCGGCTTGAAATACTGGCGGAAAAGTTCGCGGAGATCGTCCGTCTTGAAAATCGGCTGAAAGAGAACATCCTCGAAGGTCCTCTCACCATTGTGCCCAATCAGAATCTGATGAAGTGGCTGCAACTGACCTTTGCGGCCAAGCAGCCGGTATTCATGAATGTGGATTTCCGGTATCTGGAGTTCGGGTTGTGGGACCTGCTGGCCCGGCTCGACCCCCGGGCCGAGCGATTGGAGATGATGGACAGCGGCCATGCGAAGATGTTCCTGTTGCGGGAATTGATGGGCCTGAAGGGAGATGAGCCCTCCCTGAGGCCCCTGAACAAGTACCTCCGGGATCCGGACGGCGGAAGAGGACCCGATTATGCGGTGAAGCTCTGGCAGTTCACCGAGCGGATGGCAGGGCTGTTTGAGGCCTATCAGTTCCATCGTTTCGACATGCTGGAGCAGTGGCGTGACCGGGAATACCGGCCTGAAGGGATGGAGCAATGCCAGCAGGGGCTTTATCTTAGGATGAGAGAGTCAAGGGCGCGATATGTTCAGGCATCCCGAAAACGCCTCCTTTCCCTGGGCGAATATGCCGACGAGGTGCTGGCTGAGACAGGCGGGGAGCCGGGCGCGTCTTCACCCGAAAAATTCGTCCATCTGTTCGGCCTCTCCCAGGTATCTCCCTTCCATCTGAGACTGATCGGCCGTTTGAAGGACCACTACGCGATTTATATCTACAGCCTGAACCCCTGCCGGGAATTCTGGGAAGACATCCGGACGCCCCAGGAGAAGAAATGGATCCAGCGGCGTGCAGTGAGAAAACTTGAGATTACCCGGGAGGAGCACAGCGTGGGGGAACTCCTGGAGGAAGAGGAAAACGAACTCCTGGCCCTCTGGGGCAAACCCGGAAGGGAACACATCCGTCTGTTGTGCCAACTCACGGATTATGATTTCAGCGCCTGCTTTACAAAGGCTTCCGCCCCTTCCAGCGTGCTCGAAGCGGTTCAGCACCGCATCCTCACCCTCTCCACTGAAAAGGAGGCCGGGGATCGGCGGCCTCAGGACCAATCCCTCCAGATAATGGCCTGCCCGGGCATATACCGGGAGGTGGAGACCGTCTACAACAGCATCCTCCATAACCTGGAAGCGGATCCCCGGCTTCAGCTCACCGATATGGCCGTTTTCGTTCCCGATATGTCGGCCTACAAACCGGCCATTGATTCGGTCTTCAACCGGAGGCCCCGGCGGGTGGTGTATAACCTGGTGGACTCGCGGGCGGATATCGAAAGCGTCTATGGTCAGGCCGTGACAGGGATCCTCGACCTGGCCGCAGGACGGTTTTCGCGAAAAGAGGTCTTTGATCTCTTATTGAATCCCTGTTTCATGAACCGGTGGGGGATCCGCTTTGAAGACGTCTCCATATGGTCCGGCTGGGCCGACGATCTGAATATTTTTCACAGCTTCGATACATCGCACAAGGCAAGAAGGGGGTATCCGGCCAATGACGCCTACACCTGGAAACAGGGGCTTCAGAGGCTGCGCCTGTCGAGGATACTTGCCGCCCCTGAAGAAGGTGGGTTCCATGAGGGGCCGGACCCCGGTTTTGGATCGTTTCACGGCCGGGTGCCCTTTCAGGATATCCATACCGGGGACACGGACCTGGTGGAAAAATTTTCTCTGGTGATCGAACGGCTGTATCGCTGCGTGACCGGGCTGGCGGGATTGCGTGGCTCGGGAGGGGAATGGGCCGAGCGGTTTCAGAAGGTCTGCGATGAACTCCTGAGGGTCCCGCCGGATCTGCGGGGGGAATCCGCGGTGCGCTCGTCGCTGGCAGTGGCATTCGAGGACCTGAAGATATATGATTCGCTCCGGACAGGGAACTCCGGGGAAGAGGGGGCGGAACCGGACCTGGACATTAAGATCATCCGGGAATTCGTCACGTCGCGCCTCGGATCCATCTCGGGTGGTTACGGGGATTACCTGACCGACGGGGTCACCATCTCGGCCCTCCAGCCGATGCGGCCGATCCCCTTCAGGGTGGTCTATGTCCTGGGCATGGAAGAGGGGGCGTTTCCCGGACGGGCGGACGCGTCGTCTCTGGACCTCCGTCTTCGGAAAAGACGGATCGGGGATGTCAGCCTCCCCGAGCGCAACCGCTATCTGTTTCTGGAGATGCTTCTCTCTGTGCGCGACAAGCTCTATATCGGCTATGTGGCCAGGGACCTGCAAAAGGATCGCGTGATGCAGCCCTGCTCCGTGGTGA
This DNA window, taken from Deltaproteobacteria bacterium, encodes the following:
- a CDS encoding acyl-CoA dehydrogenase → MANLILDERDQRFLLYEMLDVERLFDAPKFAEFSREMLDMILEEARKFAVNEIFPTLKAGDREGCRLENGQVHVPEAFRRCYRLYCEGGWGAMGFLPESGGQGLPHIASLAVKDWFVHNFAFFAYPGLSEGAARLIESYGTDEQKKRYLERMVAGEWGGTMCLTEPNAGTDVGNSAARAVRQPDGTYRIQGTKIFISSGDHDLTENIIHPLLARIEGDAPGTKGLSIFLVPKYLVNDDGTLGRRNDYEVAKIEQKMGIHGSATCLLNFGDHGDCYAELLGEERQGMKIMFQMMNEARIGVGMQGVTSGSIAYLHALQYARERIQGSSIRHFKDPSAPRVPIIQHPDVRRMLLWMKSNVEGMRALLYYTALCGDRAEIETDETQKDKWRGMVEVLTPICKAYNSDIGFRVTETAIQVYGGYGYCSEYPVEQFLRDEKIASIYEGANGIQALDLVGRKLGQKNGAYFMNLIAEMNQTIARYRDVPELKDLAEDVQQAVGTLGETGFFFAQCAGQKDFLTPVNHAYPFLMMMGKVISGWLLLWEAGVANEKLDALSREKGVAPTDRAAWEAFIKGSKDAAFYAGKVFSARYFIKNILPEAGAAARAIKSKDMSVMDIPEEGFAS
- a CDS encoding exodeoxyribonuclease V subunit gamma gives rise to the protein MAIHLYFSNRLEILAEKFAEIVRLENRLKENILEGPLTIVPNQNLMKWLQLTFAAKQPVFMNVDFRYLEFGLWDLLARLDPRAERLEMMDSGHAKMFLLRELMGLKGDEPSLRPLNKYLRDPDGGRGPDYAVKLWQFTERMAGLFEAYQFHRFDMLEQWRDREYRPEGMEQCQQGLYLRMRESRARYVQASRKRLLSLGEYADEVLAETGGEPGASSPEKFVHLFGLSQVSPFHLRLIGRLKDHYAIYIYSLNPCREFWEDIRTPQEKKWIQRRAVRKLEITREEHSVGELLEEEENELLALWGKPGREHIRLLCQLTDYDFSACFTKASAPSSVLEAVQHRILTLSTEKEAGDRRPQDQSLQIMACPGIYREVETVYNSILHNLEADPRLQLTDMAVFVPDMSAYKPAIDSVFNRRPRRVVYNLVDSRADIESVYGQAVTGILDLAAGRFSRKEVFDLLLNPCFMNRWGIRFEDVSIWSGWADDLNIFHSFDTSHKARRGYPANDAYTWKQGLQRLRLSRILAAPEEGGFHEGPDPGFGSFHGRVPFQDIHTGDTDLVEKFSLVIERLYRCVTGLAGLRGSGGEWAERFQKVCDELLRVPPDLRGESAVRSSLAVAFEDLKIYDSLRTGNSGEEGAEPDLDIKIIREFVTSRLGSISGGYGDYLTDGVTISALQPMRPIPFRVVYVLGMEEGAFPGRADASSLDLRLRKRRIGDVSLPERNRYLFLEMLLSVRDKLYIGYVARDLQKDRVMQPCSVVNQLRRYVEEEILLQGERFRVTEVPLKGTSQRYVSMDAVDPVSDVLVNYSLADRIACYQENDLWKAAAETVPDALRQRLQACFPDFGVDGEHSRKGDRAVEKIIARHLRMFLEDPVSQCLKRHLGITEEEASLRETALKEDEPFYSEFPLAYHLRMAPLRLWLDRFAASGVPMTDLHPLDELCDRVYEDLRRRSATPEGAFARLDRKALKEDVFMRAGPLSRLMAEMASAEEPYRAFFVGEGTGESISLDNRLPVERFEPLRLMVDVADDPVKTLQTAVEVHGQLPWVWKDPEAKWHALVLTGSGRKPGAVPDRYILEPLLSWLCCLSTQSGRRKLGGADITFHVAYRETLKAWTYCLAPDAAGAYLTLLASAYLDRKRPAWLPFEAITSQTVKPHLMADHEMEAGDRETFYAQLREAYSEETAFLVRLADPCIPEDALDRARERFRIFFQHEVRKQP